A DNA window from Drosophila pseudoobscura strain MV-25-SWS-2005 chromosome 2, UCI_Dpse_MV25, whole genome shotgun sequence contains the following coding sequences:
- the cher gene encoding filamin-A isoform X1 — MYNGEIERRENAGARETPSAIASKAFSTRNSNDADDGPVPVPISVHANYTNGGQTAATQATIFLSHSNNSHHLNNRKNPPNFQTNACVNGSGNGNNHTEQNASQFVPNFSNLNFYAQQPTSAQNNNNNNYDVCHQQPNDYYQQQQQQQQPADQYEENFDEDMEAERDLAEDAQWKKIQQNTFTRWANEHLKTIDRSINNLETDLSDGLRLIALLEVLSQKRLPKYNKRPTFRSQKLENVSVALKFLQDEGIKIVNIDSSDIVDCKLKLILGLIWTLILHYSISMPMWDGEDEKQLNGSGPTPKQRLLNWIHAKIPDLPINNFTNDWTTGKAVGALVDACAPGLCPDWEMWDSKDAVQNASEAMGLADDWLNVRQLIKPEELVNPNVDEQSMMTYLSQYPNSKLKTGAPLRPKTNPNSIPPPRVRAYGPGIEPIGPVVGAPANFTVETFSAGKGVVDVDIEGPNGEIEKADVRFNNDKNLTYTVSYIPKAEGPHKVTVQFSGRDIPKSPFPVKVEGHAGDASKVKVTGPGIQPTGVTIKKPTFFDILAKDAGRGVPEVIIIDPANHKTSVAAKVRQLENDTWRCEYVTALQGLHSINVFYAGTAIPNSPFPVKVAPLSDARKVRASGRGLQATGVRVGDDADFKIHTEGAGEGVPEVRVIGPGGMNQNVMQSKVDGNTYDCHYYPTKEGRYVIMVTFAGQEVPKSPFEVKVGPKKESSIVAYGPGLSSGVIGYPAAFVVETNGETGALGFTVAGPSQAEIECHDNGDGSALVKYHPTAVGEYAVHILCDNEDIPKSPFIAQILPRTDFHPELVKASGPGLEKNGVTISQPTSFDVDTSKAGNAPLDVVVQDVYGTKLPVQLASNPDGSKKATYTPISGVPHTVEVNYGGVSTPNSPHRVYVGVPVDAAKVQAFGPWLQPGVRPNVPTHFNVDAREAGEAELKVKIIHEETKIEVPCRIIDNEDSTYSVEVMPPAKGAYTTTMTYGGQRVPLGQKVVVEQTVDVSKIKVDGLEPTAPLNSLQQFRIITHGLPKADLAVTITSPSGNRVKAHIIPTAEGFLVNFTPTQLGEYLLSICFGGTPITPRPFRLQCLTGSDSNKVQAFGPGLERGIVGQPAEFMIDTRGAGQGGLGVTVEGPCEAAINCRDNGDGTCNVAYLPTESGDYTVNITFNDRHINGSPFQPMIVPVPNLKNTRVSGIGIQPHGVIMNAATDFMVDMSKVSSNIDSGKLSCAIFDPMGHVLPSKIVQGPTDDIFRIMYTPFEAGRHTIELMYDNIPVPGSPFVVNVKSGCDPARCKAYGPGLEKGLTNQKNKFTVETKGAGNGGLSLAIEGPSEAKMTCTDNRDGSCDVDYLATDPGEYDITIRFADKHIPGSPFRVLVEETVDPSKVKVYGPGIEHGQVRESVPTFFNVDVGEAGPGRIAVKLTNSEGIPVDNLRVEDKGNCIYAVHYVPPKAGSVLTCQVKFSEVEVPCSPFVMTVFPKSEATKVKVKGVNEKKKTPASLPAEFEIDTKQAGQADINVAIKNPKGKPMQPRLEEVATGTYVVSFVPDECGTYQCSIKYGDKEIEGSPFKLEAFPTGEAKKCKLVEQAPKIQPSGSQSHLKVDAREAGNGAVTCKITNKEGSEIVGIDVVEKDGFFDILYALNDPGDYDINVKFGGKDIPNGSFSIKAVESIEEYSHSEYIEEHTTKVVQKTTQSELVNGKSETSYRSVAFEKLPLPTTGGNVTAEVKMPSGKVDKPVIQDNRDGTVSVKYDPREEGSHELVVKYNGEPVQGSPFKFHVDSITSGYVTAYGPGLTHGITGEPANFTISTKGASAGGLTMAVEGPSKAVINYHDNKDGTVSVQYLPTAPGEYQVSVRFGDRHIKGSPYFAKITGEGRKRNQISVGSCSEVTMPGDITDDDLRALNASIQAPSGLEEPCFLKRMPTGNIGISFTPRETGEHLVSVKRLGKHISNSPFKVTVCEREVGDAKKVKVSGAGLKEGQTHADNIFSVDTRNAGFGGLSVSIEGPSKAEIQCTDKDDGTLNISYKPTEPGYYIVNLKFADHHVEGSPFTVKVAGEGSNRKREKIQRERDAVPITEIGSQCKLTFKMPGITSFDLAACVTSPSNVTEDAEIQEIEDGLYSVHFVPKELGVHTVSVRYSEMHIPGSPFQFTVGPLRDSGSHLVKAGGSGLERGVVGEAAEFNVWTREAGGGSLAISVEGPSKADIEFKDRKDGSCDVSYKVTEPGEYRVGLKFNDRHIPDSPFKVYVSPDAGDAHKLEVQQFPQGNIQADAPYQFMVRKNGAKGDLDARIVAPSGTDDDCFIQAIDSEMTSVRFYPRENGIHAIHVKFNGVHIPDSPFRIKVGKNVADPAAVHATGNGLEEVKTGHKADFIINTCNAGVGTLHVSIDGPSKVAMDCTEVEEGYKVRYTPLLPGEHYITVKYNNVHIVGSPFKVDAVGDKLADEGAQETSTVILETVQKVAKGGKNTGVHLPNFKSDASKVVPKGMGLNRAYIGKQNQFSICATDAGNNILYVGMYGPKGPCEEFHVKHAGHNNYNVQYLVRDRGQYVLLIKWGEEHIPGSPFQIDV, encoded by the exons ACTCCTCGGACATTGTGGACTGCAAGCTGAAACTGATACTGGGCCTGATATGGACGCTCATTCTCCACTACTCGATATCGATGCCCATGTGGGATGGCGAGGATGAGAAGCAGCTGAACGGCTCCGGACCGACGCCCAAGCAGCG CCTACTGAACTGGATACATGCCAAGATACCCGATTTGCCCATCAATAACTTCACCAATGACTGGACCACTGGCAAAGCGGTGGGCGCTTTGGTTGATGCCTGTGCCCCGGGTCTGTGCCCCGACTGGGAGATGTGGGACTCGAAGGATGCTGTCCAGAATGCATCGGAGGCCATGGGTCTGGCCGACGATTGGTTGAATGTCCGTCAGCTGATCAAGCCCGAGGAGCTGGTCAATCCCAATGTCGACGAGCAGTCCATGATGACGTACTTGTCGCAGTATCCCAACTCCAAGCTGAAGACGGGAGCACCACTGAGGCCCAAGACGAACCCCAACAG CATTCCTCCGCCGCG AGTGCGTGCCTATGGTCCTGGAATTGAGCCAATTGGTCCTGTGGTTGGTGCCCCAGCCAATTTCACAGTGGAAACCTTCTCCGCTGGCAAGG GTGTTGTCGATGTGGACATCGAGGGACCTAACGGAGAGATCGAAAAGGCCGATGTGCGCTTCAACAATGACAAGAATCTCACATACACGGTCTCGTACATACCCAAGGCCGAGGGACCGCACAAGGTGACCGTTCAGTTCTCTGGCCGCGACATACCCAAGTCTCCGTTCCCCGTGAAGGTGGAGGGACATGCCGGCGATGCCTCAAAGGTGAAGGTAACCGGACCCGGCATCCAGCCCACGGGAGTGACCATTAAGAAGCCCACATTCTTCGACATCCTCGCCAAGGACGCGGGTCGCGGAGTGCCCGAGGTGATCATCATCGATCCGGCCAACCACAAGACCTCGGTGGCAGCCAAGGTGCGCCAGTTGGAGAACGATACTTGGCGCTGCGAATACGTGACTGCCCTGCAGGGCCTGCACTCCATTAATGTGTTCTATGCGGGCACTGCTATCCCGAACAGTCCGTTCCCCGTGAAGGTGGCGCCGCTGTCGGATGCCCGCAAGGTGCGCGCCTCCGGACGCGGCCTCCAGGCCACGGGCGTGCGTGTTGGGGACGATGCCGACTTCAAGATCCACACCGAGGGTGCCGGCGAGGGTGTGCCCGAGGTGCGCGTCATTGGGCCCGGTGGCATGAACCAGAACGTCATGCAATCAAAGGTCGATGGCAACACCTACGACTGCCACTACTACCCCACCAAGGAGGGGCGGTACGTGATCATGGTGACCTTTGCCGGGCAGGAAGTGCCCAAGTCCCCGTTCGAGGTAAAGGTCGGGCCCAAGAAGGAGTCCTCTATTGTGGCCTATGGGCCGGGACTGAGCAGTGGCGTCATTGGCTATCCGGCCGCCTTTGTGGTGGAGACCAATGGCGAGACGGGCGCCCTCGGATTCACTGTGGCCGGCCCCTCGCAGGCGGAGATCGAGTGCCACGACAATGGCGATGGCTCCGCACTCGTCAAGTATCACCCGACTGCCGTGGGCGAGTATGCCGTCCACATCCTGTGCGACAACGAGGACATACCCAAGTCGCCGTTCATTGCCCAGATCCTGCCACGCACCGACTTCCATCCGGAGCTGGTGAAGGCCTCGGGGCCGGGCCTCGAGAAGAATGGCGTGACCATCAGCCAGCCGACCAGCTTCGATGTGGACACTAGCAAGGCGGGTAATGCTCCCTTGGACGTTGTCGTGCAGGATGTCTACGGCACAAAGTTGCCCGTGCAGTTGGCCAGCAATCCCGATGGCAGCAAGAAGGCCACCTACACGCCCATCTCTGGGGTGCCACACACGGTGGAAG TCAACTATGGAGGCGTTTCCACGCCCAACTCCCCGCATCGTGTGTACGTGGGCGTCCCTGTAGATGCTGCCAAGGTGCAGGCATTTGGTCCCTGGCTGCAGCCAGGAGTGCGCCCCAACGTTCCCACCCACTTCAATGTGGATGCCCGGGAGGCGGGCGAGGCCGAGCTGAAGGTGAAGATCATCCACGAGGAGACCAAGATCGAGGTGCCCTGCAGGATCATCGATAACGAGGACAGCACCTACTCGGTGGAGGTTATGCCGCCAGCCAAGGGAGCCTACACCACGACCATGACATACGGGGGCCAGCGCGTGCCCCTCGGCCAGAAGGTGGTCGTGGAACAGACAGTGGATGTGTCCAAGATCAAGGTGGACGGACTCGAGCCCA CCGCGCCCCTGAACAGTTTGCAGCAGTTCCGCATCATCACCCACGGGCTGCCCAAGGCGGATCTGGCGGTGACCATCACCAGCCCCTCGGGGAATCGGGTCAAGGCCCACATAATACCCACAGCCGAGGGATTTCTGGTAAACTTTACACCCACCCAGCTGGGGGAGTATCTGTTGAGCATTTGCTTTGGCGGCACACCCATTACGCCGCGTCCATTCCGGCTGCAGTGCCTCACGGGCAGCGATTCCAACAAAGTGCAGGCCTTTGGCCCGGGTCTAGAGCGCGGCATTGTGGGTCAGCCGGCGGAGTTCATGATCGATACGCGCGGTGCCGGCCAAGGAGGTCTGGGCGTGACCGTTGAGGGGCCCTGCGAGGCGGCCATAAACTGCCGTGACAATGGAGACGGCACCTGCAATGTGGCCTACCTGCCCACCGAATCCGGGGACTATACCGTCAACATAACGTTCAATGATCGGCACATCAATGGATCGCCATTCCAGCCGATGATTGTGCCCGTGCCGAATCTGAAGAATACACGCGTGagcggcatcggcatccaGCCGCATG GTGTCATCATGAATGCCGCCACAGACTTTATGGTGGACATGAGCAAGGTGAGCAGCAACATTGACTCTGGAAAGCTATCCTGCGCCATTTTCGATCCCATGGGCCATGTGCTGCCCAGCAAGATCGTCCAGGGACCCACCGACGACATCTTCCGCATCATGTACACGCCCTTCGAGGCTGGTCGCCACACCATTGAGCTGATGTACGACAACATACCAGTGCCGGGCTCCCCCTTCGTGGTGAATGTGAAGAGCGGCTGTGATCCGGCGCGCTGCAAGGCCTACGGCCCTGGTTTGGAGAAGGGTCTGACCAACCAGAAGAACAAGTTCACCGTGGAGACCAAGGGCGCCGGCAACGGTGGCCTGTCGCTGGCCATTGAGGGGCCCTCCGAGGCGAAGATGACCTGCACGGACAATCGCGACGGCAGCTGCGATGTGGACTATTTGGCCACCGATCCGGGGGAGTACGACATCACCATTCGATTTGCGGACAAGCACATACCCGGCTCGCCGTTCCGCGTGCTCGTCGAGGAGACCGTCGATCCCAGCAAGGTGAAGGTGTACGGGCCGGGCATCGAGCACGGCCAGGTGCGCGAGAGTGTGCCGACCTTCTTCAATGTGGATGTGGGCGAGGCTGGTCCTGGCCGCATCGCCGTCAAGCTGACCAACTCCGAGGGCATACCCGTTGACAATCTGCGCGTCGAGGACAAGGGCAATTGCATTTACGCGGTCCACTATGTCCCGCCAAAGGCGGGCTCTGTGCTCACGTGCCAGGTGAAGTTCTCCGAGGTGGAGGTGCCATGCAG TCCATTTGTGATGACAGTCTTCCCCAAGTCGGAGGCCACCAAGGTCAAGGTGAAGGGTGTCAATGAGAAGAAGAAGACACCCGCCTCGCTGCCCGCCGAATTCGAGATCGACACAAAGCAGGCCGGCCAGGCGGACATCAATGTGGCCATCAAGAATCCCAAGGGCAAGCCCATGCAGCCACGCCTGGAGGAGGTGGCCACTGGCACCTATGTGGTGTCGTTTGTGCCCGACGAATGCGGCACCTATCAGTGCAGCATCAAGTACGGCGACAAGGAGATCGAGGGCTCGCCCTTCAAACTCGAAGCATTCCCCACTGGCGAGGCCAAGAAGTGCAAGCTGGTGGAGCAGGCGCCCAAGATACAGCCCTCGGGCAGTCAATCGCACCTGAAGGTGGATGCACGGGAGGCCGGCAATGGAGCCGTCACCTGCAAGATCACCAACAAGGAGGGCAG CGAAATCGTGGGCATTGATGTGGTCGAGAAGGACGGCTTCTTCGATATACTGTACGCCCTGAACGATCCCGGGGACTACGACATCAATGTGAAGTTCGGCGGCAAAGACATACCCAACGGCAGCTTCTCCATCAAG GCTGTCGAAAGCATCGAGGAATATTCGCACAGCGAATACATCGAGGAGCACACAACCAAAGTGGTTCAGAAAACAACTCAA AGCGAACTTGTCAACGGAAAATCCGAGACGTCCTACCGAAGTGTTGCCTTTGAGAAATTGCCACTACCCACAACAGGCGGCAACGTCACAG CTGAAGTCAAAATGCCAAGCGGTAAGGTAGACAAACCCGTTATCCAGGACAACCGTGATGGAACCGTCTCGGTGAAGTACGATCCCCGCGAAGAGGGCTCCCACGAGCTGGTCGTCAAATACAATGGAGAACCCGTCCAAG GTTCGCCCTTCAAATTCCACGTCGATTCGATCACCTCTGGCTATGTGACGGCCTACGGACCGGGCCTGACCCACGGCATCACTGGCGAACCCGCCAACTTCACCATCTCGACCAAGGGAGCCAGCGCCGGAGGCCTGACCATGGCCGTCGAGGGACCCAGCAAGGCAGTT ATCAACTACCATGACAACAAAGACGGCACTGTATCGGTGCAATACCTGCCCACAGCGCCGGGCGAGTACCAGGTGTCGGTTCGCTTCGGCGACAGGCATATCAAGGGATCCCCGTACTTTGCCAAGATCACCGGCGAGGGTCGCAAGCGCAACCAGATCTCGGTTGGCTCTTGCTCGGAGGTGACCATGCCCGGCGACATCACCGACGATGATCTGCGCGCCCTGAACGCCTCCATACAGGCGCCCAGTGGCCTGGAGGAGCCGTGCTTCCTCAAGCGCATGCCCACCGGCAACATTGGCATTTCGTTCACGCCCCGCGAGACGGGCGAGCATCTGGTCTCGGTGAAGCGCCTGGGCAAGCACATCAGCAACTCGCCCTTCAAGGTCACTGTCTGTGAGCGCGAGGTGGGAGACGCCAAGAAGGTCAAGGTGAGCGGAGCCGGGCTCAAGGAGGGCCAAACGCACGCGGACAACATCTTCTCGGTGGACACCCGCAACGCCGGCTTCGGCGGTCTCTCCGTCTCGATCGAGGGTCCCAGCAAGGCCGAGATCCAGTGCACGGACAAGGACGATGGCACCCTAAACATCTCGTACAAGCCCACCGAGCCAGGCTACTATATTGTCAATCTGAAGTTCGCCGATCATCACGTGGAAGGATCACCCTTCACCGTCAAGGTGGCCGGTGAGGGCAGCAACAGGAAGCGGGAGAAGATTCAGCGGGAGCGCGACGCCGTGCCCATCACGGAGATCGGCAGCCAGTGCAAGCTGACGTTCAAGATGCCCGGCATCACCTCGTTCGATCTGGCCGCCTGCGTCACCTCGCCCAGCAACGTCACCGAGGATGCCGAGATCCAGGAGATCGAGGACGGCCTCTACTCGGTGCACTTTGTGCCCAAGGAGTTGGGCGTGCACACCGTCTCGGTGCGCTACTCCGAGATGCACATACCCGGCTCCCCCTTCCAGTTCACTGTCGGTCCCCTGCGCGACTCCGGCAGCCATTTGGTGAAGGCCGGAGGCTCCGGCCTGGAGCGCGGCGTCGTCGGGGAGGCAGCCGAGTTCAATGTGTGGACCCGCGAGGCGGGCGGTGGCTCTCTGGCCATCTCCGTGGAGGGTCCCAGCAAGGCAGACATCGAGTTCAAGGATCGCAAGGACGGCAGCTGCGATGTCTCGTACAAGGTCACCGAGCCGGGAGAGTACCGCGTTGGGCTTAAGTTCAACGATCGCCACATACCCGACTCGCCCTTCAAGGTGTACGTCTCTCCGGATGCGGGGGATGCCCACAAGCTCGAGGTGCAGCAGTTCCCGCAGGGTAACATCCAGGCGGATGCCCCCTACCAGTTTATGGTACGCAAGAACGGAGCCAAGGGCGATCTGGATGCCAGAATTGTGGCGCCATCCGGCACCGACGACGATTGCTTCATCCAGGCGATCGACAGCGAGATGACCTCGGTGCGCTTCTATCCACGCGAGAACGGTATCCATGCCATCCACGTCAAGTTCAACGGCGTCCACATACCCGACTCCCCCTTCAGAATCAAGGTCGGCAAGAATGTGGCTGACCCAGCCGCTGTCCATGCCACCGGCAACGGCCTGGAAGAGGTCAAGACTGGACACAAGGCCGATTTCATTATCAACACCTGCAACGCCGGCGTTGGCACGCTCCACGTCTCCATCGATGGCCCATCCAAGGTGGCCATGGACTGCACAGAGGTCGAGGAGGGCTACAAGGTCCGCTACACTCCCCTGCTGCCCGGCGAGCACTACATCACGGTCAAATACAACAACGTGCATATTGTTGGATCGCCATTCAAGGTGGATGCCGTTGGCGATAAGCTGGCCGACGAGGGTGCCCAGGAGACGTCGACCGTCATCCTCGAGACTGTGCAGAAGGTGGCCAAGGGTGGCAAGAACACCGGCGTCCATCTGCCCAACTTCAAGTCCGATGCCAGCAAGGTGGTGCCCAAGGGCATGGGCCTGAACAGGGCCTACATTGGCAAGCAGAATCAGTTCAGCATCTGTGCCACCGATGCGG GCAACAACATCTTGTACGTCGGCATGTACGGACCGAAGGGACCCTGCGAGGAGTTCCACGTCAAGCATGCTGGCCACAACAACTACAATGTGCAGTATCTGGTGCGCGATCGCGGACAGTATGTGCTGCTGATCAAATGGGGCGAGGAGCATATACCCGGCTCCCCATTCCAGATCGATGTCTAG